The uncultured Desulfobulbus sp. genome window below encodes:
- a CDS encoding FAD-binding and (Fe-S)-binding domain-containing protein: MLSGAYQTFYKRIKDVIPSEQIITDPLRTVTFGADASFYRLIPKIVLNVDTEEQVQCILREAGQLQLPVTFRAAGTSLSGQAITDSILVRLGPGWNQYRVFDNATKIQLQPGIIGGQANRILAEFDRKIGPDPASIDSAKIGGILANNASGMCCGVEQNSYRTLDTMRVILADGTIVDTGDDKSRAACLKSHSELIHGLSALRERVLADSELSERIRYKFKIKNTTGYSLNALVDFEDPFDIMQHLMIGSEGTLGFIADVVYQTVIEHRHKASALIFYPDIERVCEAVVILQDQPVAAAELIDRAGLASVTGKPGMPPFLAEIEPAVTALLIETRAESAAQLDAQIAQITGSLASLPTVRPIEFTAVPEEFNQLWKIRKGLFPAVGAVRQTGTTVIIEDVAFPMEHLAQATLDLQALFAKHGYSEAIIFGHALAGNLHFVFTQDFSIQKEVVRYCDFMDEVVKMVVDRYDGSLKAEHGTGRNMAPFVEKEWGEAAFGLMKEIKALFDPQGLLNPGVILNSDLEAHVKNLKPLPATHELVDKCIECGFCEPVCPSRNLSFTPRQRIVGRREISRQLAAHTHPNDLKPLVKGYRYPGMDTCAADGLCATMCPVGIDTGKMIKSLREEAHGDLADKVAQSVANHFSGVTRSVSGLLNTVDTIHKLTGTEFMERASKIARTGSGGKIPLWNKEMPAGAPKISGKDLAEDSNLQVVYFPSCASRSMGGPSRGESHRTPLPQQTLSLLNKGGYSVLIPEALDKLCCGQAFESKGFMEQADQKAEELNQALLKITNNGELPVLCDTSPCLMRMRATLDKRLRLYEPVEFVLEFLVERLEFVRKKEKIAIHPTCSTRKMGLDGKLKQLAQLCATEVVLPENIHCCGFAGDRGFNFPELNESALRGLKEQVYGCEAGYSTSKTCEIGLALHAEIPYRSILSLVDAVTEPLPSSQG; encoded by the coding sequence ATGCTATCTGGAGCGTACCAAACCTTTTACAAACGCATCAAAGACGTAATCCCATCCGAACAGATCATCACCGATCCTTTACGCACCGTTACCTTTGGCGCTGACGCCAGCTTCTATCGGCTCATCCCGAAAATTGTTTTGAATGTTGATACAGAAGAACAGGTCCAGTGTATTCTGCGTGAGGCGGGTCAACTCCAGCTCCCGGTAACCTTTCGCGCGGCAGGCACCAGCCTCTCCGGGCAGGCTATCACCGACTCGATCCTGGTTCGCCTTGGCCCCGGATGGAACCAATACCGTGTCTTTGATAATGCGACGAAAATTCAACTCCAACCAGGCATTATTGGTGGACAGGCAAACCGCATTCTCGCTGAGTTTGACCGAAAGATTGGCCCTGATCCAGCTTCTATTGACAGCGCCAAGATAGGTGGCATCCTCGCCAATAACGCAAGCGGTATGTGTTGCGGCGTCGAGCAGAATTCCTACCGAACCCTTGACACCATGCGGGTTATCCTGGCTGATGGAACCATTGTCGACACCGGTGATGATAAAAGTCGGGCCGCCTGCCTAAAATCACACTCCGAACTCATCCATGGCCTTTCCGCCTTGCGTGAGCGGGTTCTAGCCGATAGCGAATTGAGTGAACGGATCCGTTACAAATTCAAAATCAAAAATACCACCGGCTACAGCCTCAACGCCCTGGTTGATTTTGAGGACCCTTTCGACATCATGCAGCATCTGATGATTGGCTCGGAGGGGACACTCGGTTTCATTGCCGACGTTGTCTACCAGACGGTGATTGAACACCGCCACAAGGCCAGTGCGTTGATCTTTTATCCGGACATAGAGCGAGTCTGTGAGGCGGTGGTTATCCTTCAAGATCAGCCGGTAGCGGCAGCAGAACTTATTGACCGAGCAGGCCTGGCCTCCGTAACCGGAAAGCCCGGCATGCCCCCCTTTCTGGCTGAGATCGAACCTGCAGTTACCGCCCTTCTCATAGAAACCCGAGCAGAATCAGCTGCACAACTCGATGCACAGATTGCGCAGATTACGGGCAGCCTGGCCTCCTTGCCCACGGTCCGTCCCATTGAATTCACGGCTGTACCTGAAGAATTCAACCAGTTATGGAAAATTCGTAAGGGCCTTTTCCCTGCGGTGGGGGCTGTCCGCCAGACGGGGACAACCGTTATCATTGAAGATGTAGCCTTTCCCATGGAGCACCTTGCCCAGGCAACCCTGGACTTACAGGCCCTTTTTGCCAAACACGGCTACAGCGAGGCCATTATTTTTGGCCATGCCCTGGCTGGCAATCTCCACTTTGTTTTCACCCAGGATTTTTCCATCCAGAAGGAGGTCGTTCGCTACTGCGACTTTATGGATGAGGTCGTAAAAATGGTGGTGGATCGATATGACGGCAGTCTTAAGGCAGAACACGGCACTGGTCGCAACATGGCTCCCTTTGTTGAAAAAGAATGGGGAGAGGCTGCCTTTGGGCTCATGAAAGAGATTAAAGCACTGTTTGATCCCCAAGGGCTGCTCAATCCCGGTGTTATTCTCAACAGCGACCTTGAGGCCCATGTGAAAAACCTCAAGCCCTTGCCAGCCACCCATGAACTGGTGGATAAGTGTATAGAATGTGGTTTCTGTGAACCGGTCTGCCCCTCACGCAATCTTTCTTTTACTCCCAGGCAGCGAATCGTTGGCCGACGAGAGATCAGTCGCCAACTCGCAGCACATACCCATCCCAATGATCTCAAACCTCTGGTCAAAGGGTATCGTTATCCAGGGATGGATACCTGTGCCGCAGACGGGCTCTGCGCCACCATGTGCCCGGTTGGCATTGATACCGGCAAAATGATCAAGAGCTTACGAGAAGAAGCGCACGGTGATTTGGCAGACAAGGTGGCCCAGTCAGTGGCCAATCATTTTTCCGGGGTCACACGAAGCGTCAGTGGCCTATTAAACACGGTTGATACCATCCATAAACTTACCGGAACCGAATTCATGGAACGCGCCTCAAAAATTGCGCGTACTGGAAGTGGAGGAAAAATCCCCTTATGGAATAAAGAAATGCCTGCCGGTGCCCCAAAAATATCCGGCAAGGACCTTGCCGAAGATTCCAACTTGCAGGTGGTGTATTTCCCCAGTTGCGCCAGCAGATCCATGGGCGGGCCTTCTCGCGGGGAAAGCCACCGTACCCCCCTGCCCCAGCAAACCCTCTCCTTACTCAATAAAGGAGGCTACAGCGTTCTTATTCCCGAGGCTCTCGACAAACTCTGCTGTGGGCAGGCCTTTGAAAGTAAGGGGTTTATGGAACAGGCCGACCAAAAGGCAGAAGAACTCAACCAGGCACTCCTAAAAATCACCAACAACGGGGAGCTGCCTGTCCTCTGTGACACAAGCCCCTGCCTCATGCGCATGCGTGCAACCCTGGACAAACGGTTGCGCCTGTATGAACCAGTTGAATTCGTCCTTGAATTCCTTGTGGAACGCCTTGAGTTTGTCCGCAAAAAAGAGAAAATTGCCATCCACCCCACCTGCAGTACCCGAAAGATGGGACTCGATGGAAAACTCAAACAACTGGCCCAACTCTGCGCCACTGAGGTCGTGCTTCCGGAAAATATTCACTGCTGTGGCTTTGCCGGTGATCGAGGTTTTAATTTTCCAGAGCTCAACGAATCAGCACTACGTGGACTCAAGGAACAGGTCTACGGTTGCGAAGCAGGCTACTCAACCAGCAAAACCTGTGAGATAGGCCTTGCTCTCCATGCAGAGATCCCCTATCGATCCATACTTAGCCTTGTGGACGCGGTGACAGAACCTCTCCCCTCAAGCCAAGGATAA
- a CDS encoding 4Fe-4S dicluster domain-containing protein — MSSHDKSTQTSPPPASTPAPEKKLYDVAFYYDWCKACGICMAFCPKEIIRPDKSGKPVVDEPDGCIGCRFCEMHCPDFAITVCPRQPRRRKDDV, encoded by the coding sequence ATGTCCAGCCACGATAAATCAACACAGACCTCCCCACCACCTGCATCCACCCCTGCCCCCGAGAAAAAACTTTATGATGTCGCCTTTTACTATGATTGGTGCAAGGCCTGTGGCATCTGCATGGCCTTCTGCCCAAAAGAGATTATCCGTCCGGACAAAAGCGGCAAACCAGTGGTTGATGAGCCTGATGGTTGTATTGGTTGTCGATTCTGTGAAATGCATTGTCCGGATTTTGCCATAACCGTCTGCCCTCGTCAGCCCAGAAGGAGGAAGGATGATGTCTGA
- a CDS encoding 2-oxoacid:acceptor oxidoreductase subunit alpha, which translates to MMSETPKRQLLQGNEAVAHGALAAGCRFFAGYPITPASEISEVLAAWLPKVGGTFVQMEDEIASMGAIIGASLAGVKSMTATSGPGFSLMQENLGYACCAEIPCVVVNVMRGGPSTGLPTSPAQGDVQMARWGTHGDHPVIVLAVSSVSDSYTLTIKAFNMSEQYRVPVILLSDEVVAHTRECVQLPDPYELRIINRLKPSVPPDWYHPYEGDNRGVPAMAAFGDGYRHHVTGLVHDVQGYPTEKPSEIEAFQQRLTQKITRGFAQIMMTRGHRIEDAEVCIIAYGSVARSAMRAVDEARAQGIKAGLLQLITLFPFPRSHVVPILKQCRAVLVPEMNCGQISREVQRVNQGDCSVVKHNRIDGQFITPDELYTQLLKL; encoded by the coding sequence ATGATGTCTGAAACTCCCAAACGTCAGCTTCTACAGGGCAATGAAGCAGTTGCCCACGGTGCCCTGGCGGCCGGTTGTCGATTTTTTGCCGGTTACCCCATTACACCAGCCTCAGAGATCTCCGAGGTCTTGGCTGCCTGGTTACCCAAGGTTGGTGGAACCTTTGTGCAGATGGAAGATGAAATCGCCAGCATGGGGGCCATTATCGGGGCTTCTCTGGCTGGGGTGAAATCGATGACGGCAACCTCTGGGCCTGGGTTCTCTCTCATGCAGGAAAACCTGGGATATGCCTGTTGCGCAGAGATCCCCTGCGTGGTTGTGAATGTCATGCGGGGGGGCCCATCCACCGGCCTGCCGACAAGTCCGGCCCAGGGAGACGTGCAGATGGCCCGTTGGGGGACCCATGGCGACCATCCCGTTATCGTGCTTGCCGTCTCCAGCGTCAGCGATTCGTATACCCTGACCATCAAGGCCTTTAATATGAGTGAGCAGTACCGGGTACCGGTAATTTTGCTCTCCGATGAGGTCGTGGCTCACACCAGGGAGTGTGTTCAGCTGCCCGATCCTTATGAACTGCGGATTATCAACAGACTTAAACCCAGTGTCCCCCCTGATTGGTACCATCCCTATGAAGGGGATAACCGTGGTGTGCCTGCCATGGCCGCTTTTGGTGATGGATACCGGCATCATGTCACAGGACTGGTGCATGACGTTCAGGGCTATCCTACAGAAAAACCCAGTGAGATCGAGGCATTTCAGCAACGCTTAACCCAAAAAATTACGCGTGGTTTTGCTCAGATCATGATGACGCGCGGTCACCGGATCGAGGATGCCGAGGTCTGTATTATCGCCTATGGTTCCGTGGCCCGTTCGGCCATGCGCGCTGTTGATGAGGCCCGGGCCCAGGGGATTAAAGCCGGATTGTTACAACTCATCACGCTCTTCCCCTTTCCGCGTAGTCATGTCGTTCCCATTTTAAAACAGTGTCGGGCTGTTTTGGTCCCGGAGATGAATTGCGGTCAGATCAGCCGTGAGGTGCAGCGGGTGAATCAGGGAGATTGCAGCGTGGTCAAACATAATCGTATTGATGGCCAGTTTATCACCCCGGATGAACTCTATACGCAGTTGCTTAAGCTCTAA
- a CDS encoding 2-oxoacid:ferredoxin oxidoreductase subunit beta has translation MSVSAQAIRHEYLRHNKKFPHVWCPGCGNGIVMGALLRAIYRLELSKDEVVLASGIGCSGRMPTYLDFNTLHSTHGRALTFATGVKLANPNLQVVTIMGDGDATAIGGNHFIHAARRNLDLTAIIINNQIYGMTGGQYSPTTPFGARSTTSVYGHIEHAFSIAELAVTAGASFVARSTVYHAQLLDKLIEQAMAKPGFAVVEVLSNCHIQYGRRNKLGGAVEMLQGFKKNSVTVAQAQKLSPEELIGKTTIGVLADRELPISTEEYERIRQRAGEE, from the coding sequence ATGAGTGTTTCAGCACAGGCTATCCGCCATGAGTACCTCCGCCATAATAAGAAATTTCCCCACGTCTGGTGCCCTGGCTGTGGTAACGGTATCGTCATGGGCGCACTTTTGCGTGCAATTTACCGGTTGGAGCTCAGTAAAGATGAGGTGGTGTTGGCCTCAGGGATAGGTTGCTCCGGGCGTATGCCTACCTATCTGGATTTCAATACCCTTCATTCGACCCACGGTCGAGCCCTGACCTTTGCTACCGGAGTGAAGTTGGCCAATCCCAACCTGCAGGTGGTCACCATTATGGGGGATGGCGATGCCACAGCCATTGGCGGCAACCACTTTATCCACGCGGCCCGGCGCAACCTGGACCTGACCGCGATCATCATCAATAATCAGATTTACGGCATGACCGGAGGGCAGTATTCTCCAACCACTCCCTTTGGGGCGCGATCGACAACCTCGGTCTATGGCCATATTGAACATGCCTTTTCCATCGCCGAGTTGGCTGTGACAGCTGGCGCATCCTTTGTCGCCCGGTCGACGGTCTATCATGCGCAACTCCTGGATAAGCTCATCGAGCAGGCCATGGCGAAACCAGGGTTTGCTGTGGTGGAAGTGCTTTCCAACTGTCATATTCAGTATGGACGGCGAAACAAACTTGGTGGTGCCGTGGAAATGCTGCAGGGGTTTAAGAAAAATTCAGTCACTGTCGCCCAGGCTCAGAAACTGTCCCCTGAAGAGCTTATTGGTAAGACGACCATTGGTGTGCTGGCAGACAGAGAGCTTCCCATCTCCACCGAAGAATATGAGCGCATTCGCCAGAGGGCAGGGGAGGAGTAA
- a CDS encoding 2-oxoacid:acceptor oxidoreductase family protein, protein MQQEKMRYEMRFSGSGGQGLITAAVVFAEAVGVHDGRYVCQTQSYGPEARGGKSKAELVISHAPIDYPKARQLDLLLTMNQAACDAYYRDLKPAGLLVVDSSLVEQYPTNRVIAIPFTQIAKEELGKEMVANMVALGAVGLLSGQVLSTSLEKALLARVPAGTEELNKTALHRGMDEAAKINLDALPRTILHDDEV, encoded by the coding sequence ATGCAACAGGAAAAGATGCGCTATGAGATGCGTTTTTCAGGATCTGGTGGCCAGGGGCTGATTACAGCGGCGGTGGTCTTTGCCGAAGCTGTGGGGGTCCATGATGGGAGATATGTCTGCCAGACCCAGAGCTACGGACCCGAGGCCAGGGGAGGGAAGTCTAAAGCCGAGCTGGTTATCAGCCATGCCCCAATTGACTATCCTAAGGCGCGCCAGCTTGATTTGCTCCTGACTATGAATCAGGCAGCCTGCGACGCCTACTATCGAGATCTCAAACCTGCTGGTCTCCTGGTAGTTGACAGCTCGCTGGTTGAGCAGTACCCAACCAATAGAGTCATCGCCATCCCCTTTACCCAAATCGCCAAGGAGGAATTAGGGAAAGAGATGGTTGCCAACATGGTAGCTCTTGGTGCGGTTGGGCTGCTTTCTGGTCAGGTTTTAAGTACGAGTCTTGAAAAGGCGCTGCTGGCCCGGGTGCCGGCAGGAACAGAGGAACTCAACAAGACGGCCCTGCACCGAGGGATGGACGAGGCCGCCAAAATCAACCTGGACGCTCTCCCGCGTACCATACTTCACGATGACGAGGTGTAA
- a CDS encoding flavodoxin family protein, with product MKVVAFNGSARKNGNTAMMINYMFEELHKEGVETEMIQLSGEHPHGCIACYQCFKKKDSRCIVDIDCINSCVEKMIEADGIVLASPTYFADISTEMKALIDRCGMVSRANGDLYKRKVGAAIVTQRRGGGIHAFDSMNHFFTIGQMIIVGSSYWNIGFGREKGEVKNDAEAVTVMRDLGKNMSWLLKKINS from the coding sequence ATGAAAGTTGTCGCCTTTAACGGCAGTGCCCGCAAAAACGGTAATACCGCCATGATGATCAACTATATGTTTGAAGAACTGCACAAGGAGGGCGTTGAAACCGAGATGATTCAACTCTCCGGTGAACATCCACATGGCTGTATTGCCTGTTATCAGTGTTTTAAAAAGAAGGATAGCCGCTGCATTGTCGATATAGACTGTATTAACAGCTGTGTAGAGAAAATGATTGAGGCTGATGGAATTGTTTTGGCCTCTCCTACATATTTCGCTGATATTTCGACTGAAATGAAAGCGCTTATTGATCGTTGCGGCATGGTATCTCGTGCCAACGGCGATCTCTATAAACGAAAAGTTGGGGCGGCTATTGTTACCCAGCGCCGTGGCGGAGGGATTCATGCCTTTGACTCAATGAACCATTTTTTTACCATCGGCCAGATGATTATTGTTGGTTCAAGCTACTGGAATATAGGATTTGGTCGGGAAAAAGGCGAAGTGAAAAATGATGCCGAGGCCGTAACCGTTATGCGAGATCTGGGCAAAAATATGAGCTGGTTACTTAAGAAAATAAATAGCTAA
- a CDS encoding zinc-ribbon domain-containing protein, producing MLAICEECSKKYNIDESMMKGQRARFSCQECGHIIVVVKSGNGLENKRGEQAPMKETGK from the coding sequence ATGTTGGCTATCTGTGAAGAGTGTTCAAAAAAGTATAATATTGATGAATCCATGATGAAGGGGCAACGAGCCCGTTTCTCCTGTCAGGAGTGTGGTCATATCATAGTCGTTGTCAAAAGTGGCAATGGACTGGAAAACAAAAGGGGAGAACAAGCTCCGATGAAGGAAACGGGTAAATGA